One part of the Bradyrhizobium sp. CB1650 genome encodes these proteins:
- a CDS encoding DUF2239 family protein — translation MQGTFTAFIGQRRLTSGPAGEVALAVRRAAPRPDEPITIFDDGTGRTIDFDLRGEDHEVLARLAKLAPPPSADEAAPPSEPRGRGRPKLGVVAREVTLLPRHWEWLGAQPGGASVALRKLVDEARRASGDKDRERQARDAAYHFMSTMAGNFTRFEEASRALFADDRRHFTALIADWPADIRDHIVKLAYSDRA, via the coding sequence ATGCAAGGGACTTTCACAGCCTTTATCGGTCAGCGCCGGCTGACTTCGGGACCCGCGGGGGAGGTCGCACTCGCCGTCAGGCGCGCGGCGCCTCGGCCGGACGAGCCGATCACCATTTTCGATGACGGGACCGGGCGGACGATCGATTTCGACCTGCGCGGTGAGGATCACGAGGTGCTGGCGCGGCTGGCGAAGCTTGCTCCGCCGCCATCGGCCGACGAGGCCGCGCCGCCGAGCGAGCCGCGCGGCCGCGGGCGGCCGAAGCTCGGCGTGGTCGCGCGCGAGGTGACGCTGCTGCCGCGGCACTGGGAGTGGCTCGGCGCCCAGCCCGGCGGCGCCTCGGTGGCGCTGCGCAAGCTGGTCGACGAGGCGCGGCGTGCGAGCGGCGACAAGGATCGCGAGCGGCAGGCACGCGATGCGGCTTACCACTTCATGTCGACGATGGCGGGCAACTTCACGCGTTTCGAGGAAGCCTCGCGCGCGCTGTTCGCGGATGACCGGCGACACTTCACCGCACTGATCGCCGACTGGCCCGCCGACATCCGCGACCACATCGTCAAGCTCGCCTACAGCGACCGCGCTTAA
- a CDS encoding glutathione S-transferase, translated as MLTVHHLNNSRSQRVLWLLEELGVPYQIVRYQRQPDMRAPKELRAVHPLGKSPVITDNGNTIAESGAIIEYLVGTYGNGRLIPPPNTPERLRYIYWLHYAEGSAMQPLLLKLLFTLMPKRAPALLRPLVRKVSNQALTALVNPQLKQHMDYWEGELGKSEWFAGSEFTAADIQMSFPLEAAQARGGLEQGHPMAMAFLDRIHARPAYNRALEKGGPYQVGR; from the coding sequence ATGCTGACCGTTCATCACCTCAACAATTCACGCTCGCAGCGCGTGCTGTGGCTGCTCGAGGAGTTGGGCGTGCCCTACCAGATCGTACGCTATCAGCGTCAGCCCGACATGCGCGCACCGAAGGAGCTCCGCGCCGTCCATCCGCTTGGCAAGTCGCCCGTCATCACCGACAACGGCAACACTATCGCCGAGTCCGGCGCGATCATCGAATATCTCGTCGGCACCTACGGCAACGGCCGCCTGATCCCGCCGCCGAACACGCCGGAGCGGCTGCGCTACATCTATTGGCTGCATTATGCGGAAGGATCCGCGATGCAGCCGCTGCTCCTGAAGCTTTTGTTCACGCTGATGCCGAAGCGCGCGCCCGCCCTGCTGCGCCCGCTGGTGCGCAAGGTCTCGAACCAGGCGCTCACGGCACTCGTCAATCCGCAGCTCAAGCAGCACATGGATTATTGGGAAGGCGAGCTGGGAAAAAGCGAGTGGTTCGCCGGCAGCGAGTTCACCGCGGCCGATATCCAGATGAGTTTTCCGCTCGAAGCCGCCCAAGCGCGCGGCGGGCTGGAGCAGGGGCATCCCATGGCAATGGCGTTCCTCGACCGCATCCATGCGCGCCCTGCGTACAATCGTGCGCTAGAAAAGGGCGGGCCGTACCAGGTGGGGCGGTAG
- a CDS encoding MFS transporter yields MTAADPTERIERAEIEDTSLLAFYRDMNPPERRTFWACAAGWALDGMDFMIYPLVIGTVIALWKVDPGSAGFAGTVTLLASAIGGWLGGYLSDHIGRVRTLQITIIWFSFFSLVCAVVQNFDQLLIARAVLGLGFGGEWAAGAVLMGEAIRPQYRGRAVGSVQSGWAVGWGLAVLSQAILFSLMPAETAWRWMFVIGALPALLVFYIRRSVTEPEIAAAARAKQAASGDRPALWEIFSGPILKTTILASLMVTGCQGGYYAITFWVPQFLTKERHLSIVGSTGYLSALIIGSFAGYLVGAWLADRIGRRNLFLIFSLGAIAVVLLYTQLPLNNEILWVLGFPLGFFASGYFSGVGAFLTELYPTRLRGSGQGFCYNFGRGIGALFPYLVGALSATTSLANAIAIFAVVAYAVFFTAAFALPETRGRVLHAD; encoded by the coding sequence ATGACCGCAGCCGATCCGACCGAACGCATCGAACGCGCCGAGATCGAGGACACCAGCCTTCTCGCCTTCTATCGCGACATGAATCCGCCGGAGCGCCGGACGTTCTGGGCGTGCGCCGCGGGCTGGGCGCTCGACGGCATGGACTTCATGATCTATCCGCTGGTGATCGGCACCGTCATCGCGCTGTGGAAGGTCGATCCCGGCTCGGCGGGTTTTGCCGGCACCGTGACGCTGCTTGCATCCGCCATCGGCGGCTGGCTCGGCGGCTATCTTTCCGACCATATCGGCCGGGTCAGGACGCTGCAGATCACCATCATCTGGTTCTCGTTCTTCTCGCTGGTCTGCGCCGTCGTGCAGAATTTCGATCAGCTCCTGATCGCGCGTGCAGTGCTGGGCCTCGGCTTCGGCGGCGAATGGGCGGCAGGCGCGGTGCTGATGGGCGAGGCGATCCGGCCGCAATATCGCGGACGCGCGGTCGGCTCGGTACAATCGGGTTGGGCGGTCGGCTGGGGTCTTGCGGTACTGTCGCAGGCGATTCTGTTCTCATTGATGCCGGCCGAGACCGCCTGGCGCTGGATGTTCGTGATCGGCGCGCTGCCGGCGCTGCTGGTATTCTACATCCGCCGCTCCGTCACCGAGCCGGAGATCGCGGCCGCGGCGCGCGCAAAGCAGGCGGCCAGCGGCGACCGTCCGGCGCTCTGGGAGATCTTCTCGGGCCCGATCCTCAAGACCACGATCCTGGCGTCGCTGATGGTGACGGGCTGCCAGGGCGGCTACTACGCCATCACCTTCTGGGTGCCGCAGTTCCTGACCAAGGAGCGACATCTGTCGATCGTCGGCTCGACCGGTTACTTGTCGGCGCTGATCATCGGCTCCTTCGCTGGCTATCTTGTCGGCGCCTGGCTCGCCGACCGCATCGGACGGCGCAACCTGTTCCTGATCTTCTCGCTCGGCGCCATCGCGGTGGTGCTGCTCTACACGCAGTTGCCGCTCAACAACGAGATCCTGTGGGTGCTCGGTTTCCCGCTCGGCTTCTTCGCCTCGGGCTATTTCTCCGGGGTTGGCGCGTTCCTGACCGAGCTCTATCCGACGCGGCTGCGCGGCTCCGGCCAGGGCTTCTGCTACAATTTCGGCCGCGGCATCGGCGCGCTGTTTCCCTATCTCGTCGGCGCGCTGTCGGCGACGACCTCGCTCGCCAACGCGATCGCGATTTTCGCGGTCGTGGCCTATGCGGTGTTCTTCACCGCCGCATTCGCGCTGCCGGAAACACGCGGGCGCGTGTTGCACGCGGACTAG
- a CDS encoding PQQ-dependent sugar dehydrogenase, with product MKFHRSVFALAAVALLAGTSVVSAQQQQDKGRALKKYESGTKEFWTHPPDDWFLGDETEAQKGLAPPSGPPTGASDAELAAMMKKIKLPAGFKIEVWASGVLAARQMAWGDKGTLFVGSFGLGNVYAIKDNNGKKEVKTILKGLNMPTGLAFRDGALYVIAVDKLIRYDDAEAKLDNLGEGKVVYDDMPSYAAHGWKYIAVDKEGWFYIPFGPPFNIGIPPTSVSQIRRVDPKTGNAETWALGVRNSVGGDVDPRTGKYWFTENARDWVSDDLPSDKLNMINKIGEHFGYPYCHQGDLPDPKFAMGHKCSEFTPPVLNLGAHVAPLGMKFYTGDQFPAEYKNNILIAEHGSWNRHKYQGGRIMRVIVGPDGKNAKQEVFASGWIEGDQGYLGRPDDIILAKDGSILVADDWAGAIYRISYSKK from the coding sequence ATGAAATTCCATCGATCCGTTTTTGCGCTTGCAGCGGTTGCCCTTCTCGCGGGGACGAGCGTTGTCAGTGCGCAGCAACAGCAGGACAAGGGCCGGGCGCTGAAGAAATACGAGTCCGGCACCAAGGAGTTCTGGACCCATCCGCCGGACGACTGGTTCCTGGGCGACGAGACCGAGGCGCAGAAGGGGCTGGCGCCGCCGTCCGGGCCGCCGACGGGCGCGTCGGACGCCGAGCTTGCGGCGATGATGAAGAAGATCAAGCTGCCGGCGGGCTTCAAGATCGAGGTGTGGGCGTCGGGCGTGCTGGCCGCGCGGCAGATGGCCTGGGGTGACAAGGGCACGCTGTTCGTCGGCTCGTTCGGCCTCGGCAACGTCTATGCCATCAAGGACAACAACGGGAAGAAGGAGGTCAAGACCATCCTCAAAGGGCTGAACATGCCCACGGGTCTGGCCTTCAGGGACGGCGCGCTCTACGTCATCGCCGTCGACAAGCTGATCCGCTACGACGATGCCGAAGCCAAGCTCGACAATCTCGGCGAAGGCAAGGTCGTCTATGACGACATGCCGTCCTATGCCGCGCATGGCTGGAAGTACATCGCGGTCGACAAGGAAGGCTGGTTCTACATTCCGTTCGGACCGCCCTTCAACATCGGCATTCCCCCGACCAGTGTCTCGCAGATCCGGCGCGTCGATCCCAAGACCGGCAATGCCGAAACCTGGGCGCTCGGCGTCCGCAACTCGGTCGGCGGCGACGTCGATCCGCGCACCGGCAAGTACTGGTTCACCGAGAACGCGCGGGACTGGGTCAGCGACGATCTGCCGTCAGACAAGCTCAACATGATCAACAAGATCGGCGAGCATTTCGGCTATCCCTATTGCCATCAGGGCGACCTGCCCGATCCGAAGTTCGCGATGGGCCACAAATGCTCCGAGTTCACGCCGCCCGTGCTGAATCTCGGCGCGCATGTCGCGCCGCTCGGCATGAAGTTCTACACCGGCGACCAATTCCCGGCCGAGTACAAGAACAACATCCTGATCGCCGAACACGGCTCCTGGAACCGTCACAAGTACCAGGGTGGCCGCATCATGCGCGTGATCGTCGGGCCGGACGGCAAGAACGCCAAGCAGGAGGTGTTCGCCTCCGGTTGGATCGAGGGTGACCAGGGCTATCTCGGCCGTCCCGACGACATCATCCTCGCCAAGGACGGCTCGATCCTCGTCGCCGACGACTGGGCTGGCGCGATCTACCGCATCAGCTACAGCAAGAAGTAG
- the ggt gene encoding gamma-glutamyltransferase, translating to MMPLFSTRRTFLASIAILAVGFTVATAQDARRAYTPSALDTVHSVAADHGMVVAQEKLSAQVGADILRRGGNAVDAAVATGFAMAVTYPRAGNIGGGGFMLIHSAERNEDIAIDYRETAPAATTPQIFLGADGKPDAAKSRDSALGIGVPGTVAGLALALERYGSGKFTLAQLLDPAIALARDGFVVDDDIADTLPGWHRRLARWPSSARIFSRPDGTPLREGDRLVQSNLADTLSAVAAQGPRGFYEGAVAERLAKAVSDAGGIMTPADLKSYEAIARQPLRGTYRGYDIVSMPLPSSGGVVLIETLNMLEGFQLAKLKQGSPASLHLLIETMKRAYADRARYLGDPAFVKAPIETLIAKEYAAKLRDGIRVDQATPSSKLVSAAASPHEGSNTTHFSVVDGRGNAVSNTYTLNFSYGVGLVADSTGVLLNNELDDFTAAPGASNAYGLVGFEPNLPGPGKRPLSSMSPTIVLKDGKPVLVTGSPGGSRIISTVLQVVVNVLDYRMDVAAAVAAPRLHHQWLPDEVRVERGFADDVLFELKAMGHLVVEPMGQTSANSIAVTASGPLGAPDPRTRGAEAAGQ from the coding sequence ATGATGCCGCTATTTTCTACACGGCGGACATTTCTGGCATCCATCGCCATCCTGGCGGTTGGCTTTACAGTCGCGACCGCACAGGACGCACGACGCGCCTACACGCCGTCTGCCCTCGACACGGTTCATTCCGTCGCCGCCGACCATGGCATGGTGGTGGCGCAGGAGAAGCTCTCCGCGCAAGTCGGTGCGGACATCCTGCGGCGCGGCGGCAATGCGGTCGATGCCGCGGTCGCCACTGGCTTTGCCATGGCGGTGACGTACCCACGCGCCGGCAATATCGGCGGCGGCGGCTTCATGCTGATCCATTCGGCCGAGCGCAACGAGGACATCGCGATCGACTATCGCGAGACCGCGCCGGCGGCGACCACGCCACAAATCTTTCTCGGCGCCGACGGCAAGCCCGATGCCGCGAAGTCGCGCGATTCCGCGCTCGGCATCGGGGTGCCCGGCACCGTCGCAGGTCTCGCACTTGCCCTGGAGAGATACGGCTCGGGCAAATTCACGCTGGCGCAGCTTCTCGATCCCGCGATCGCGCTCGCGCGTGATGGGTTCGTCGTCGACGATGACATCGCCGATACGCTGCCGGGCTGGCACCGGCGGCTCGCGCGCTGGCCTTCCTCGGCCAGGATATTTTCAAGGCCTGATGGCACGCCGCTCCGCGAAGGCGACCGTCTGGTGCAGAGCAACCTTGCCGACACGCTTTCGGCCGTGGCAGCGCAAGGCCCGCGCGGCTTCTATGAAGGTGCGGTGGCAGAGAGGCTCGCCAAGGCCGTGTCCGACGCCGGCGGCATCATGACTCCCGCCGATCTCAAGTCCTACGAGGCGATCGCCCGCCAGCCCCTGCGCGGCACTTATCGCGGCTACGACATCGTTTCGATGCCGCTGCCCTCATCGGGCGGCGTGGTGCTGATCGAGACGCTCAACATGCTCGAAGGCTTTCAGCTTGCGAAGCTGAAGCAGGGTTCGCCCGCCTCGCTTCATCTCTTGATCGAAACAATGAAGCGCGCCTATGCCGACCGGGCGCGCTATCTCGGCGATCCGGCCTTCGTCAAGGCGCCGATCGAGACGCTCATTGCAAAGGAGTACGCCGCCAAGCTGCGCGACGGCATCAGGGTCGATCAGGCCACGCCATCGAGCAAGCTCGTTTCGGCTGCCGCCTCGCCGCACGAGGGCAGCAATACCACGCATTTTTCTGTCGTAGATGGCCGCGGCAATGCCGTCAGCAACACCTACACGCTGAACTTCAGCTATGGCGTCGGCCTCGTCGCCGACAGCACCGGCGTCCTCCTCAACAACGAGCTCGACGATTTCACCGCCGCGCCCGGCGCATCCAACGCCTATGGCCTCGTCGGCTTCGAGCCCAACCTGCCGGGACCCGGCAAGCGACCGCTGTCGTCGATGTCGCCGACCATCGTGCTCAAAGACGGCAAGCCGGTGCTGGTGACGGGTTCGCCCGGCGGCAGCCGCATCATCTCGACGGTGCTCCAGGTGGTCGTGAACGTCCTCGACTACAGGATGGATGTCGCCGCGGCCGTTGCGGCACCGCGGCTGCATCACCAATGGTTGCCGGATGAGGTGCGCGTGGAACGCGGCTTCGCCGACGACGTTCTGTTCGAGTTGAAAGCGATGGGCCACCTCGTGGTCGAGCCGATGGGACAAACATCGGCCAATTCGATCGCGGTGACGGCGAGCGGGCCACTCGGCGCACCGGATCCACGGACCCGCGGTGCGGAAGCGGCGGGACAGTAA
- the panE gene encoding 2-dehydropantoate 2-reductase, with amino-acid sequence MRILVVGAGAIGGYFGGRLLQAGRDVTFLVRPRRASELASAGLVIKSPNGDVTLKDPPRVESDKLKDKFDVVLLSCKAFDLDDAIKSFAAAVGPNTAIIPMLNGMKHLDVLDQKFGAERVLGGLCAIAATLNEKREVVQLQPMQSIGYGERDGKLSDRVKAIDEAFKSGINGATASQNIMQDMWEKWVFLSSLAASTSLMRTSVGNILAAPGGKDFLLGMLDETSAIAAASGYAPGGPFFERVKGNLTTEGSPMTASMFRDIKAGLPVEADHVIGDLIARGDAAKVPVPKLRIAYTHLKAYENQRAG; translated from the coding sequence ATGCGTATCCTCGTGGTCGGCGCCGGCGCCATCGGCGGCTATTTTGGTGGCAGGCTGTTGCAGGCCGGCCGCGACGTCACCTTCCTGGTCCGGCCGCGACGCGCCAGCGAGCTTGCAAGTGCCGGCCTCGTCATCAAGAGCCCGAATGGCGACGTGACGCTGAAAGACCCGCCTCGGGTCGAGTCGGACAAGCTGAAAGACAAATTCGACGTGGTGCTCCTGAGCTGCAAGGCATTCGATCTCGACGACGCCATCAAGTCGTTTGCGGCGGCGGTGGGCCCGAACACGGCGATCATTCCGATGCTCAACGGCATGAAGCATCTCGACGTGCTCGACCAGAAGTTCGGCGCCGAACGCGTGCTCGGCGGGCTCTGCGCGATCGCCGCGACGCTGAACGAGAAGCGCGAGGTGGTGCAGCTCCAGCCGATGCAGTCGATCGGTTACGGCGAGCGCGACGGCAAGCTATCGGATCGCGTCAAGGCGATCGACGAGGCCTTCAAGAGCGGCATCAACGGTGCCACCGCCAGCCAGAACATCATGCAGGACATGTGGGAGAAGTGGGTGTTCCTCTCTTCGCTTGCCGCTTCGACCAGCCTGATGCGGACCTCAGTCGGCAATATCCTCGCCGCCCCCGGCGGCAAGGATTTTCTGCTCGGTATGCTGGATGAAACCAGCGCAATCGCCGCCGCGTCGGGCTATGCGCCGGGCGGGCCGTTCTTCGAGCGCGTCAAGGGCAACCTGACCACCGAGGGCTCGCCGATGACGGCATCGATGTTTCGCGACATCAAGGCGGGCCTTCCGGTCGAGGCCGATCACGTCATCGGCGATCTCATCGCCCGCGGCGATGCCGCCAAGGTGCCGGTGCCGAAGCTGCGCATCGCCTATACCCATCTGAAGGCGTATGAGAATCAACGGGCGGGGTAG
- a CDS encoding 2-hydroxychromene-2-carboxylate isomerase, whose translation MTRTAPQFLFDFGSPNAYLSHEAIPAIEKRIGVKFEYVPILLGGIFKATNNKSPAETLAGIKNKREFQAVETERFIKRFQVQPCVWNPHFPVNTLNLMRAAIAAQIEGVFEQYVEAAFHHMWREPKKMDDPEVAMKALASSGLDARKLLSRSQEPEVKAKLIKNTEEAVARGAFGSPTFFVGNEMFFGKEQLREVEEMVSGK comes from the coding sequence TTGACCCGCACAGCCCCGCAGTTCCTGTTCGATTTCGGCAGTCCCAACGCCTATCTCAGCCACGAGGCGATCCCGGCGATCGAGAAGCGGATCGGCGTGAAATTCGAGTATGTGCCGATCCTGCTCGGCGGCATCTTCAAGGCAACCAACAACAAGTCGCCGGCCGAGACGCTCGCGGGCATCAAGAACAAACGTGAATTCCAGGCGGTCGAGACCGAACGCTTCATCAAGCGCTTTCAGGTCCAGCCTTGCGTCTGGAATCCGCATTTCCCCGTCAACACGCTGAACCTGATGCGCGCGGCAATCGCGGCTCAGATCGAAGGCGTGTTCGAGCAATATGTCGAGGCCGCCTTTCATCACATGTGGCGCGAGCCGAAGAAGATGGACGATCCCGAAGTCGCGATGAAGGCGCTCGCATCATCCGGGCTCGATGCGCGGAAGCTGCTCAGCCGCTCCCAGGAGCCGGAGGTGAAGGCGAAGCTGATCAAGAACACCGAGGAGGCCGTGGCGCGCGGCGCGTTCGGCTCGCCGACTTTCTTCGTCGGCAACGAGATGTTCTTCGGCAAGGAGCAGTTGCGCGAAGTCGAGGAGATGGTGTCGGGAAAGTGA
- a CDS encoding c-type cytochrome, with product MRRQSILHAISALALLSLGAVPVQAADAAAVKEKAAACAGCHGENGISQTENIPSIAGQPDQFLQWQLVFFRAGSRKNEQMQPIVEELNNEDIRNLGAYFASLTPPKGPEDKNPDLSRKGAQAAAGRRCASCHTDTYAGTKAVARLAGQREEYLVKALHDYKAGLRVGGGVAAMADIAYSLSDEEITALAHYLAHLQ from the coding sequence ATGCGCCGGCAATCCATCTTGCACGCCATCAGCGCGCTTGCGCTTCTTTCGCTCGGCGCTGTCCCGGTCCAAGCCGCGGATGCCGCCGCCGTCAAGGAGAAAGCCGCAGCCTGCGCGGGCTGCCACGGCGAGAACGGCATCTCGCAGACCGAGAACATCCCCTCGATCGCCGGTCAGCCGGATCAATTCCTGCAATGGCAGCTCGTGTTCTTTCGCGCCGGCTCGCGCAAGAACGAGCAGATGCAGCCGATCGTCGAGGAGCTCAACAACGAGGACATCCGCAATCTCGGCGCTTATTTCGCCTCGCTGACGCCGCCGAAGGGACCGGAGGACAAGAATCCCGACCTGTCCAGGAAGGGCGCACAGGCCGCCGCCGGACGCCGCTGCGCCTCATGTCACACCGACACCTACGCCGGCACCAAGGCGGTGGCGCGGCTAGCCGGCCAGCGTGAGGAATATCTCGTGAAGGCGCTGCACGACTACAAGGCCGGCTTACGCGTCGGCGGCGGCGTCGCGGCGATGGCCGACATCGCCTATTCGCTGAGCGACGAGGAGATCACCGCGCTGGCACATTATCTCGCGCATTTGCAGTAG
- a CDS encoding MATE family efflux transporter codes for MSAPQPPWTIFLRFLAPLMLSNALQSLFGTVSNVYLGQMIGVDALAAVSAFFPVMFFLFAFVMGLSTGATVLIGQAFGAGEQGKIKIVTGTTLAIGLLLAVSVAIVGGLFSRQLMMALATPSNILDQASAYARIMLVTMPLGFIFLLMTAMIRGVGDTLTPLLALALSTVIGLALTPILIHGAFGLPAAGITSPAWASGIANALTLIVLAAHLLRKKHALAPDAALLRHLRIDPAMLGKILGIGLPSAIGMVVMAIAELVLLGLVNSFGSDATAAYGAVNQVMGYTQFTAMSISIAVSILGAQAIGGGDRSRLDGIVRTGLKFNLALTGGLVALLYLAARPVLGIFITDAAVLDLAQGLLHVALWSSVPFGMATVFSGAMRAAGVALTPMLLSIFAIVAIELPSAVIMSRTVGIQGVWAAYPIVFCAMFILQMGYYALIWRKRASRRLI; via the coding sequence ATGTCCGCTCCCCAACCGCCCTGGACGATTTTCCTCCGCTTCCTCGCGCCGTTGATGCTGAGCAACGCGCTGCAATCGCTGTTCGGGACCGTCAGCAATGTCTATCTCGGCCAGATGATCGGCGTCGACGCGCTCGCGGCGGTCTCGGCGTTCTTTCCGGTGATGTTCTTCCTGTTCGCTTTCGTCATGGGTCTGAGCACCGGCGCCACCGTGCTGATCGGCCAGGCCTTTGGCGCGGGCGAGCAGGGCAAGATCAAGATCGTCACGGGCACAACGCTCGCGATCGGCCTATTGCTCGCAGTCTCAGTGGCGATCGTCGGCGGACTCTTCAGCCGGCAATTGATGATGGCGCTCGCTACCCCTTCGAACATTCTCGACCAGGCCAGCGCCTATGCCCGCATCATGCTGGTCACGATGCCGCTCGGCTTCATCTTCCTGCTGATGACAGCCATGATCCGCGGCGTCGGGGACACGCTCACGCCGCTGCTGGCGCTGGCGCTGTCGACCGTGATCGGTCTTGCGCTCACGCCTATCCTGATCCACGGCGCATTCGGGTTGCCGGCCGCCGGCATCACCAGCCCGGCCTGGGCGTCGGGGATAGCCAATGCATTGACGCTGATCGTGCTGGCGGCCCATCTGCTCCGGAAAAAGCATGCGCTGGCACCGGATGCAGCGCTTCTGCGTCATCTGCGGATCGACCCCGCCATGCTCGGCAAGATCCTCGGCATCGGGCTGCCCAGCGCGATCGGCATGGTCGTGATGGCAATTGCCGAGCTGGTGCTGCTTGGCCTCGTCAACAGTTTCGGGTCGGATGCAACCGCCGCCTACGGCGCCGTCAATCAAGTGATGGGCTATACGCAGTTCACGGCGATGTCGATTTCGATCGCCGTCTCGATCCTCGGGGCTCAAGCCATCGGTGGCGGCGACAGGTCCCGCCTCGATGGCATCGTGCGAACCGGCCTCAAGTTCAACCTCGCCCTGACCGGCGGGCTGGTGGCATTGCTCTACCTGGCAGCGCGCCCCGTGCTCGGCATCTTCATCACCGACGCCGCCGTGCTCGATCTCGCCCAGGGATTGCTCCACGTTGCGTTGTGGAGCTCGGTGCCGTTCGGTATGGCGACAGTGTTTTCGGGAGCCATGCGCGCCGCCGGCGTCGCCTTGACGCCGATGCTGCTGTCGATCTTTGCCATCGTCGCGATCGAACTGCCGTCTGCGGTGATCATGAGCCGGACGGTCGGCATACAGGGCGTGTGGGCCGCCTATCCGATCGTATTCTGCGCCATGTTCATTTTGCAGATGGGCTATTACGCGCTGATCTGGCGCAAGCGCGCGAGCCGGCGTCTGATCTGA
- a CDS encoding NAD(P)-dependent oxidoreductase yields the protein MTILVTGSAGHLGEAIVRTLRGRGSPVHGIDLKKSAFTDAVGSITDPGFVRTQMEGVTAVIHTATLHKPHVATHAKQDFVDTNVTGTLNLLEAAVAAGVRSFVFTSTTSAFGSQLQPEAGQAAVWVTEDLTSVPKNVYGTTKLMAENLCELFFREHRLPIVILRTSRFFPEDDDDPAMRAAYALENAQANELLYRRLDIADAVSAHLLAVERAPKIGFGRYVVSATSPFEPRHLAALARDAAGVVRELYPDCTQLYAARGWRLFPEIDRVYVNERARRDLGWRPEFDFAHVLHSLGRGQDFRSTLAREVGSKGYHDTVFDDGPYPVAS from the coding sequence ATGACAATTCTGGTCACGGGCAGCGCCGGTCACCTCGGGGAAGCCATCGTCAGGACGCTGCGGGGACGCGGTTCACCGGTGCATGGGATTGATTTGAAGAAATCAGCCTTCACCGATGCCGTCGGCTCGATCACCGATCCCGGCTTCGTGCGGACCCAGATGGAAGGCGTCACCGCCGTCATCCATACCGCGACGCTGCACAAGCCGCATGTGGCGACCCACGCCAAGCAGGATTTCGTCGACACCAACGTCACCGGCACGCTCAATCTGCTCGAGGCGGCGGTGGCCGCCGGCGTGCGCAGCTTCGTCTTCACCAGCACCACCAGCGCGTTCGGCTCGCAGCTCCAGCCGGAGGCGGGACAGGCCGCCGTCTGGGTCACCGAGGATCTGACCTCGGTGCCGAAGAACGTCTACGGCACGACGAAGCTGATGGCGGAGAATCTGTGCGAGCTGTTCTTTCGCGAGCACCGGCTTCCGATCGTGATCCTCCGGACCTCCCGTTTCTTTCCGGAAGACGATGACGATCCGGCGATGCGCGCGGCTTACGCGCTGGAGAACGCGCAGGCCAACGAGCTGCTCTATCGCCGTCTCGATATCGCGGACGCCGTCAGCGCCCATCTGCTCGCCGTCGAACGCGCGCCGAAGATTGGCTTCGGACGTTACGTAGTCTCGGCCACGAGCCCGTTCGAGCCGCGCCATCTCGCGGCTCTGGCGCGCGATGCGGCCGGTGTCGTGCGCGAGCTTTATCCGGATTGTACGCAGCTCTATGCGGCGCGTGGTTGGCGACTATTTCCCGAGATTGACCGTGTCTATGTCAACGAGCGCGCGCGGCGTGACCTGGGTTGGCGGCCTGAATTCGACTTCGCGCATGTGCTGCACAGCCTTGGTCGGGGGCAGGATTTTCGCAGCACTTTGGCGCGCGAGGTCGGGTCGAAAGGCTATCATGACACGGTGTTCGACGATGGGCCTTATCCCGTCGCCTCGTAA